In Halovivax gelatinilyticus, the following are encoded in one genomic region:
- a CDS encoding amino acid permease — MSEELERDLGLASVVAISMGAMIGSGIFILPGLAMAEAGPAVILAFVVAAVLVLPAAVSIAELGTAMPEAGGDYIFIERGMGPGAGTIAGLGTWLMLMFKGALALVGGMLYIGPIFDRVGLEVTGVFLELGIIQITQLELLAVVIGILLITVNMIGVKQTGGLQKILVLIMLFILGGFVALTGGNVEGGSYAGFFDEGAVGLFAATAMVLISYGGVTKVAAVAEEIENPGRNLPLGLLLSLGLTTGLYALIVFVLVGTIDAATLEGSEIPMVDGVDPFFGFVGVVLIVIAAMFALISTANAGILTASRYPFALSRDNLLPDQFATVSSRFRTPTTAILTTGGAMLLIIVTLPVDEIAKTAGAFQIVVYILVCLSLIAFRRRDPEWYEPDFRSPLYPWIQWFGVVAGLGILTQMDTLPQVGGVGIALVGALWYWFYGRPRVDRTGLVGEAMIDAVEPAPEGDDETPYRVVVPIANPTTQRQLLRLAAASAANEDDAELVVTNVITVPDQTSLAQEVEYEEERIKRQQELLAEAEDIAQELGIGLRTRAIVGRDVGETILHVIEQEDADDVVMGWSGTRKRRERVLGSNIDKIIERAPCEVTLVRQGDDESVGDVVAFVGEGPYSSVAVRKAAAFVRAEAGASLTLVNVQPSVEDEDPTDAVERGRALIEETARTAGVEEYDSDVVISENIESELVSIASEYEATVLGVSRVNSIERFLSGAIPETIGEQVSGTIVLVRSGEKTRRSLRSAIIQRLSS; from the coding sequence ATGTCAGAAGAACTAGAACGCGACCTCGGACTGGCCTCAGTCGTGGCCATTAGTATGGGGGCGATGATCGGCAGCGGAATCTTCATTCTGCCCGGGTTGGCCATGGCCGAGGCTGGTCCGGCGGTCATCCTAGCGTTCGTCGTTGCTGCCGTTCTCGTCCTCCCGGCAGCGGTCAGTATCGCCGAACTTGGTACGGCGATGCCCGAAGCGGGCGGCGATTACATCTTCATCGAGCGTGGCATGGGTCCAGGCGCAGGGACGATTGCAGGCCTCGGAACGTGGCTGATGTTGATGTTCAAAGGAGCACTCGCGCTCGTCGGCGGGATGTTGTATATTGGTCCGATTTTCGACCGAGTCGGGCTCGAAGTGACGGGTGTGTTCCTCGAACTCGGCATTATCCAGATCACGCAACTCGAACTGCTGGCAGTTGTGATCGGTATCCTGTTGATCACCGTCAACATGATCGGTGTCAAGCAGACCGGTGGCCTCCAGAAGATCCTCGTCCTCATCATGCTGTTCATCCTCGGCGGATTCGTCGCACTCACGGGCGGGAACGTCGAGGGAGGAAGCTACGCAGGGTTCTTCGATGAAGGTGCAGTCGGGTTGTTCGCCGCGACCGCGATGGTGCTGATATCATACGGCGGCGTCACGAAGGTCGCTGCTGTCGCCGAAGAAATCGAGAATCCCGGCAGAAATCTCCCGCTCGGCTTGTTGCTCTCACTAGGCCTCACGACAGGTCTGTACGCGCTGATCGTGTTCGTGCTCGTAGGCACCATCGATGCGGCCACACTGGAGGGGTCAGAGATTCCGATGGTGGACGGGGTCGATCCGTTCTTTGGATTCGTCGGCGTCGTCTTGATCGTAATCGCCGCCATGTTCGCGTTGATTAGCACGGCCAACGCTGGTATCCTTACTGCCTCACGATACCCCTTCGCGCTAAGCCGTGACAACCTGCTCCCGGATCAGTTTGCAACGGTCAGCAGCCGCTTTCGAACGCCGACGACTGCGATACTCACGACTGGTGGTGCGATGCTGCTCATCATCGTCACCCTCCCGGTTGACGAGATCGCAAAGACTGCAGGAGCCTTTCAGATCGTGGTCTATATCCTGGTCTGTCTTTCTCTGATCGCGTTTCGCCGTCGTGACCCGGAGTGGTACGAACCCGATTTCCGGTCGCCGCTGTATCCGTGGATTCAGTGGTTTGGCGTCGTCGCTGGACTCGGAATCCTCACGCAGATGGACACACTCCCACAGGTCGGCGGCGTCGGCATCGCGCTCGTGGGGGCGCTCTGGTACTGGTTCTACGGCCGACCGCGGGTTGACCGAACTGGACTCGTCGGCGAGGCGATGATCGACGCGGTCGAACCAGCACCGGAAGGGGACGATGAGACACCGTACCGAGTCGTTGTTCCAATAGCGAACCCAACAACCCAACGGCAACTCCTTCGATTGGCCGCAGCGAGCGCGGCGAACGAGGACGATGCGGAACTAGTCGTCACGAATGTCATCACAGTCCCCGACCAGACATCGCTCGCCCAGGAGGTCGAATACGAGGAAGAACGGATCAAACGACAGCAGGAACTCCTCGCAGAGGCGGAGGATATTGCCCAAGAACTCGGCATCGGACTCCGTACCCGGGCGATTGTCGGTCGAGACGTCGGGGAAACTATCTTGCACGTGATCGAGCAGGAGGACGCTGACGATGTCGTGATGGGGTGGTCGGGAACGCGGAAGCGCCGCGAACGTGTCCTCGGCTCGAACATCGACAAGATCATCGAGCGTGCCCCGTGTGAAGTCACCCTGGTGAGACAGGGTGACGACGAATCCGTCGGGGATGTCGTCGCATTCGTTGGCGAAGGGCCGTACTCGTCGGTCGCCGTCCGGAAGGCGGCGGCGTTCGTCCGAGCCGAGGCGGGTGCGTCGCTTACGCTGGTGAACGTCCAGCCATCCGTTGAGGATGAAGATCCAACGGATGCAGTCGAACGCGGCCGCGCTCTCATCGAGGAAACCGCCCGCACGGCCGGCGTCGAAGAATACGACTCAGATGTCGTCATCAGCGAGAACATCGAGTCGGAACTTGTTTCGATCGCCAGTGAATACGAGGCGACCGTTCTCGGCGTCTCGCGGGTGAATTCCATCGAACGGTTCCTCTCGGGCGCAATACCAGAGACCATCGGCGAACAGGTATCGGGGACGATTGTCCTCGTCCGGAGCGGCGAGAAGACCCGCCGCTCGCTCCGATCTGCGATCATCCAACGACTCTCGTCCTGA
- a CDS encoding MBL fold metallo-hydrolase — MSVEYEAVTFERLGHASVRIETPDGRIVYVDPWEEVIDGEPHDADLVFVTHDDFDHYDPDAIAAVSADDTAVVVFEGVDTDDLDGDASVRSVSVGGELAVSGIEVRAVAAYNRSDGDHVDDDGEPFHAEGDGIGVVLSIGDVTAYYVGDSDVLDEHESVSADVLLPPIGGHYTMDRHEAASLVERIDPDLVLPVHYDTFEAIETDAEAFKDEVTASGPTVRLF; from the coding sequence ATGAGCGTCGAATACGAAGCGGTCACGTTCGAGCGACTGGGCCACGCGAGCGTCCGGATCGAAACGCCGGACGGCCGGATCGTCTACGTCGATCCGTGGGAAGAAGTCATAGACGGCGAACCCCACGACGCCGACCTGGTGTTCGTGACTCACGACGACTTCGATCACTACGATCCCGACGCGATCGCTGCAGTTTCGGCCGACGACACCGCGGTGGTCGTCTTCGAGGGCGTCGACACCGACGACCTCGACGGCGACGCGTCGGTCCGGTCGGTGTCGGTCGGCGGGGAACTCGCCGTCTCCGGTATCGAGGTTCGCGCCGTGGCCGCGTACAACCGATCGGACGGCGACCACGTCGACGACGACGGCGAGCCGTTCCACGCCGAGGGTGACGGGATCGGAGTAGTCCTCTCCATTGGCGACGTGACCGCGTACTACGTCGGCGATTCGGACGTTCTCGACGAACACGAATCCGTCTCCGCGGACGTCCTGCTCCCGCCGATCGGCGGTCACTACACCATGGATCGCCACGAAGCCGCCTCGCTCGTCGAGCGGATCGATCCCGATCTCGTGTTGCCGGTCCACTACGATACGTTCGAGGCCATCGAAACCGACGCCGAGGCGTTCAAAGACGAGGTTACGGCGAGCGGCCCGACCGTCCGGCTGTTCTGA
- a CDS encoding nitroreductase family protein, whose translation MDVTDAIETRIELREFADEAVDDGTKRAILEAGRLAPSGKNTQHWRFVLIDDVDDLAALAEESPTAGWVAGADFAIAICTDPRRSFNEIDAGRAATHMQLVAWERNIGSCLFTGDRPPIRQLLEVPDESDLTAFLGFGHPIREIRGEKDREPLDAVAFHGTVGRQLELDG comes from the coding sequence ATGGACGTCACCGACGCGATCGAAACGCGGATCGAACTCAGGGAGTTCGCCGACGAGGCCGTCGACGACGGGACGAAGCGGGCGATTCTCGAGGCGGGACGACTCGCCCCGAGCGGCAAGAACACCCAGCACTGGCGTTTCGTCCTGATCGACGACGTGGACGATCTCGCGGCCCTGGCCGAGGAATCGCCGACCGCCGGCTGGGTGGCCGGAGCCGACTTCGCCATCGCCATCTGTACCGACCCTCGGCGCTCGTTCAACGAGATCGACGCCGGCCGCGCGGCGACGCACATGCAACTGGTCGCCTGGGAACGCAACATCGGCTCGTGTCTGTTCACGGGCGATCGGCCCCCGATTCGGCAGCTACTCGAGGTCCCCGACGAGAGCGACCTCACCGCGTTTCTCGGCTTCGGCCATCCGATCCGCGAGATTCGCGGGGAGAAAGACCGCGAGCCGCTGGACGCGGTGGCGTTTCACGGGACCGTCGGTCGACAGCTCGAGCTCGACGGCTGA
- a CDS encoding sensory rhodopsin transducer → MIGTRTWAIPEGYIPEESTGPEPEMESHETLCVLNAGDEEATLEITVYFSDRDPVGPYEKTVPARRTSHFRFNDFDEPEPIPTGADFATVIESDVPVVCQHTRLDSRQAENALLSTMAYPGE, encoded by the coding sequence ATGATTGGTACGCGTACGTGGGCGATTCCCGAGGGGTACATTCCGGAAGAAAGCACCGGCCCGGAGCCGGAGATGGAGAGCCACGAGACGCTCTGCGTGCTGAACGCGGGCGACGAGGAGGCGACGCTCGAGATCACCGTCTACTTCTCGGATCGGGACCCGGTCGGCCCGTACGAGAAAACCGTGCCGGCCCGCCGGACGAGCCACTTCCGATTCAACGACTTCGACGAACCCGAGCCGATTCCGACGGGTGCGGACTTCGCGACCGTGATCGAATCGGACGTCCCGGTCGTCTGCCAGCACACGCGACTCGACTCCCGGCAGGCGGAGAACGCCCTCCTCTCGACGATGGCGTATCCGGGTGAGTGA
- a CDS encoding dienelactone hydrolase family protein has protein sequence MSPDETNSVIEIPVDGVALEGELVIPPGASGLVVFAHGSGSSRHSPRNNAVAETLRERGLATLLFDLLTEAEDRDRATRFDIQLLTDRLVATTGWLRNRPETSARSIGYFGSSTGAAAALRGAARPEAEIDAVVSRGGRVDMAEAVLDDVTAPTRLIVGGDDESVRELNRAVYDRLSCEKSVEIVEGAGHLFDGPGELDEVADLAADLFSTHLG, from the coding sequence ATGAGCCCCGACGAAACAAACTCGGTGATCGAGATTCCCGTCGACGGGGTCGCGCTCGAGGGCGAACTCGTGATTCCTCCGGGGGCGTCCGGGCTGGTCGTCTTCGCCCACGGGAGCGGCAGTAGTAGACACAGTCCGCGCAACAACGCAGTCGCCGAGACGCTGCGCGAACGCGGGCTGGCAACCCTGCTGTTCGACCTGCTCACCGAAGCCGAGGATCGCGACCGGGCGACGCGATTCGACATCCAGTTGCTCACAGATCGCCTCGTCGCGACGACGGGCTGGCTCCGCAACCGTCCGGAGACGAGCGCCCGCTCAATCGGCTACTTCGGGTCGAGCACGGGCGCCGCGGCGGCCCTCCGCGGCGCGGCGAGGCCGGAGGCAGAAATCGACGCGGTCGTCTCGCGCGGCGGCCGGGTGGACATGGCCGAGGCGGTACTCGACGACGTGACCGCGCCGACCCGACTGATCGTCGGGGGAGACGACGAGTCGGTGCGCGAGTTGAACCGGGCGGTCTACGACCGGCTCTCGTGCGAGAAATCGGTAGAGATCGTCGAGGGCGCGGGCCACCTCTTCGACGGACCGGGGGAACTCGACGAAGTCGCCGACCTCGCTGCGGACTTGTTCTCGACGCACCTCGGGTAA
- a CDS encoding potassium channel family protein: MWEQSDRFALMIVFMNLSAVLLVFVAIPLYAVPLFRQAMKTRPPTTSDLTDHVIICGYSAQDEVLRKELQAVDIPYLYVEPDPELVMELNERGLNAIMGDLESADTYRAANATHAQALVADIDDETNPTVILSANQVNPDLRTISVIKELEVETYHRYAGADDIVSTRQLLGKSLGLRAAGTYAEKLQQAIEVESDLQITGVLVEKGSDLVGQTLRESRVFDRMGVTIVGAWIGGKFVVTPDPDTVIEENTILLITGEHDDFEDLQTRKIPAHDEHEPRVVVCGFGTVGQSVVETLQAEGLQVESIDIEPKDGVDIIGDITDPETLERANVEDARAVVLSIDEDTTTIYATLILNQLAPDTEIVARAGGDDSVQKLYNAGADFVLSLSHLTGESLASLLIEESEILTPDVNFEFIRASVPTFIGQSLGELDLRNQTGCTVVAVEHNGEVLTDIGANFTIEGDDVLIVAGSKASRNRFHQLVTEMEKNDTS; this comes from the coding sequence GTGTGGGAACAGAGCGATCGGTTCGCTCTGATGATTGTGTTCATGAACCTCTCGGCTGTGCTCCTGGTCTTCGTCGCCATTCCGCTGTACGCCGTACCGCTGTTCCGGCAGGCAATGAAAACTCGGCCGCCGACGACCAGCGATCTGACTGATCACGTAATCATCTGTGGCTACTCCGCCCAGGACGAGGTGTTGCGTAAGGAGCTTCAGGCGGTCGATATCCCGTATCTGTACGTCGAACCAGACCCCGAACTGGTGATGGAGTTGAACGAGCGAGGGCTCAACGCAATCATGGGCGATCTGGAGTCGGCCGACACCTATCGCGCGGCCAACGCCACTCACGCACAAGCTCTCGTGGCTGACATCGACGACGAGACGAATCCCACCGTGATCCTTTCGGCCAACCAAGTTAATCCCGACCTGCGAACAATCAGCGTTATTAAAGAACTGGAAGTTGAGACCTATCACCGCTACGCGGGGGCCGACGATATCGTCTCAACTCGACAACTGTTAGGGAAAAGCCTCGGGCTGCGTGCGGCGGGTACCTATGCGGAAAAGCTTCAGCAAGCGATCGAGGTCGAGAGCGACCTCCAGATCACAGGGGTGTTAGTCGAGAAGGGGAGCGACCTCGTCGGCCAGACATTAAGAGAATCCAGGGTCTTCGATCGGATGGGCGTCACGATCGTTGGTGCCTGGATCGGCGGGAAGTTCGTCGTCACCCCTGATCCGGACACCGTAATCGAGGAGAACACGATCCTTCTAATCACCGGCGAGCACGATGACTTCGAGGATTTGCAGACCCGAAAGATTCCGGCACACGATGAGCACGAGCCACGGGTGGTCGTCTGTGGTTTCGGGACGGTCGGTCAATCAGTCGTCGAAACGTTGCAAGCGGAGGGACTCCAAGTAGAGTCGATCGACATCGAACCCAAAGACGGTGTAGATATCATCGGCGACATAACAGACCCGGAGACATTGGAGCGAGCAAACGTCGAGGACGCGCGTGCCGTGGTCCTCTCGATTGACGAGGATACGACCACGATTTACGCAACGCTAATTCTCAATCAACTCGCACCGGACACCGAGATCGTCGCCCGCGCTGGCGGCGACGATAGCGTGCAGAAACTCTACAACGCCGGCGCTGACTTTGTGCTCTCACTCTCTCACTTGACCGGTGAGAGCCTGGCGTCGTTGCTAATAGAGGAGTCGGAGATCCTGACTCCTGACGTCAACTTTGAATTCATCCGGGCGTCAGTGCCGACGTTTATTGGACAGAGTCTGGGTGAACTCGATTTGCGAAATCAAACCGGCTGTACGGTCGTTGCGGTCGAGCACAACGGCGAGGTATTGACAGACATCGGCGCGAACTTCACGATCGAAGGAGACGATGTGCTCATTGTTGCTGGCAGCAAGGCATCGCGGAATCGATTCCACCAGTTAGTCACAGAGATGGAAAAGAACGATACTAGCTGA
- a CDS encoding AbrB/MazE/SpoVT family DNA-binding domain-containing protein, translating into MCMAETRRVGERGQVTLPKRLRESFDISGGDEVEIREEGGKIVIEKPITRDELAAGYRNRADRDGKLADAFDGTSREATEYLGDAPEWE; encoded by the coding sequence ATTTGTATGGCTGAGACACGACGCGTCGGGGAACGGGGCCAGGTAACGCTCCCGAAACGACTCCGGGAGTCGTTCGACATAAGCGGCGGCGACGAAGTCGAAATTCGCGAAGAGGGTGGCAAGATCGTCATCGAGAAACCGATTACACGCGACGAACTCGCCGCAGGATACCGAAACCGCGCCGACCGAGACGGGAAACTCGCGGACGCCTTCGACGGGACGTCTCGCGAAGCCACGGAGTACCTCGGCGACGCGCCGGAGTGGGAGTGA
- a CDS encoding GTPBP1 family GTP-binding protein → MSRDRALLQRALDRGEEDGGNVEFKERLSRNVHLAEGRRESLAAQLRHRVLSGDGEATYVVGVTDDGGLAGISHEAFSESMDVLSLLAEEAGAHIDDVQTWGVDREAGVSRNGAGDDGLVGVATVCDGAVLETDDEHIVIGTAGHVDHGKSTLVGSLVTGRADDGDGGTRAFLDVKPHEVERGLSADLSYAVYGFDDDGPVHVRNPNRKEDRAAVVEDADRLVSFVDTVGHEPWLRTTIRGLVGQKLDYGLLVVEAEDGPTRVTREHLGVLLATELPTIVAITKTDAVDPARVAEVEREVERLLRDVEKSPLSVSRHGVDAAVEEVSDTVVPIVQTSAVTMEGLDVLDELFDRLPKTADDDGEFRMYVDRSYSVTGVGAVASGTIKSGEVEAGDELLVGPMPDGRFREVEVRSIEMHYHRVDHARSGRIVGIALKGIKESALERGMVLLPADADPDPVREFEAEVMVLNHPTRIGDGYEPVVHLETIGEAAAFHPDDGRLLPGDTGTTRVRFKFRPYLVEEGQKFVFREGRSKGVGTVTDVSPVE, encoded by the coding sequence ATGTCCCGTGACCGGGCCCTGTTGCAGCGGGCCCTGGACCGAGGCGAGGAGGACGGTGGCAACGTCGAGTTCAAGGAGCGACTCTCCCGGAACGTTCACCTGGCAGAGGGTCGCCGGGAGAGTCTAGCGGCCCAGCTTCGCCACCGCGTGCTTTCGGGCGACGGCGAGGCGACGTACGTCGTGGGCGTGACCGACGACGGCGGCCTCGCGGGTATCTCCCACGAAGCGTTCTCCGAGTCGATGGACGTCCTCTCGTTGCTCGCCGAGGAGGCCGGCGCGCACATCGACGACGTCCAGACCTGGGGCGTCGACCGCGAAGCGGGCGTCTCGCGAAACGGCGCGGGCGACGACGGCCTCGTCGGCGTCGCGACCGTCTGTGACGGCGCCGTCCTGGAGACCGACGACGAACACATCGTCATCGGAACGGCCGGCCACGTCGACCACGGCAAGTCGACGCTGGTCGGCTCGCTCGTCACCGGTCGGGCCGACGACGGCGACGGCGGAACCCGCGCGTTTCTGGACGTCAAACCTCACGAGGTCGAGCGCGGCCTCTCGGCGGACCTCTCCTACGCCGTCTACGGGTTCGACGACGACGGGCCGGTCCACGTCCGCAATCCGAACCGGAAGGAAGATCGCGCGGCCGTCGTCGAGGACGCAGACCGGCTGGTCTCGTTCGTCGACACGGTCGGTCACGAACCCTGGTTGCGGACCACGATCCGCGGGCTCGTCGGACAGAAGTTAGATTACGGCCTGCTCGTCGTCGAGGCCGAGGACGGACCGACGCGCGTCACTCGAGAGCACCTGGGCGTCCTGCTCGCGACGGAGCTGCCGACGATCGTCGCGATCACGAAGACCGACGCGGTCGACCCGGCGCGGGTTGCCGAAGTCGAACGCGAGGTCGAGCGCCTGCTGCGCGACGTCGAGAAGTCGCCGCTGTCGGTCTCCAGACACGGCGTCGACGCCGCCGTCGAGGAGGTGAGCGACACCGTCGTCCCGATCGTTCAAACGAGCGCCGTCACGATGGAGGGCCTGGACGTCCTCGACGAGCTGTTCGATCGCCTGCCGAAGACGGCCGACGACGACGGCGAGTTCCGGATGTACGTCGATCGATCCTACTCGGTCACCGGCGTCGGCGCGGTCGCCTCGGGGACGATCAAGTCGGGCGAGGTCGAAGCCGGCGACGAACTCCTCGTCGGGCCGATGCCCGACGGCCGCTTTCGCGAGGTCGAGGTGCGCTCGATCGAGATGCACTACCACCGCGTCGACCACGCCCGGTCTGGCCGCATCGTCGGCATCGCGCTGAAAGGGATCAAGGAGTCAGCCCTGGAACGGGGGATGGTCCTCCTGCCGGCCGACGCCGATCCCGACCCCGTTCGCGAGTTCGAAGCCGAGGTGATGGTCCTGAACCACCCGACGCGCATCGGCGACGGCTACGAACCCGTCGTCCACCTGGAGACGATCGGCGAGGCCGCCGCCTTCCACCCCGACGACGGGCGGCTGCTTCCCGGCGACACCGGGACGACGCGCGTTCGCTTCAAATTCCGCCCCTACCTCGTCGAAGAGGGCCAGAAGTTCGTCTTCCGCGAGGGCCGGAGCAAGGGCGTGGGAACGGTGACGGACGTGTCGCCGGTGGAGTGA
- a CDS encoding type II toxin-antitoxin system PemK/MazF family toxin codes for MHVRRGDIAIVELEPTRGSEQRGTRPCLVVQNDIGNENAPTTVVVPFSTSFGDRLYPFEVLVSADECALRSDSVAICSQIRTVSTEHRIRDVVGSVPDERLDEVETALEYSLGLRSPAR; via the coding sequence ATGCACGTCCGCCGCGGCGATATCGCGATCGTCGAACTAGAGCCGACTCGCGGATCGGAACAGCGCGGGACGCGGCCGTGTCTCGTCGTGCAAAACGATATCGGGAACGAAAACGCACCGACGACCGTCGTCGTCCCGTTTTCGACGTCGTTCGGGGATCGGCTGTACCCGTTCGAAGTGCTCGTTTCCGCCGATGAATGCGCGCTTCGATCGGATTCGGTCGCGATCTGTAGTCAGATTCGAACTGTCTCGACCGAGCATCGGATCCGAGACGTCGTCGGATCGGTTCCGGACGAGCGACTGGACGAGGTAGAGACGGCCCTCGAGTACAGTCTCGGCTTGCGTTCGCCCGCTCGATAG
- the pyrF gene encoding orotidine-5'-phosphate decarboxylase: MNFFDRLHDRIVTVDSVVSVGLDPDLSRIPAHLQDHDLPRWAFNRRIIDATHEHAAVYKPNAAFYEDPDGWRALAETIAYAHGKDVPVLLDAKRADIGNTTRQYAELVNPDAPGPTADAITVNPYMGRDSLQPFLANEEAGVFVLCRTSNPGGADLQDLELETGEAVYERVAALADLWNENDNVGLVVGATNPDELESLREQVPDLPFLVPGVGAQGGDAEAAVEYGLAGGVGLVNSSRGIIFAGEDATGDAFATAAGRAAKRLKARLNQYREE, from the coding sequence ATGAACTTCTTCGATCGGTTGCACGACCGTATCGTCACGGTCGACAGCGTCGTCTCGGTTGGCCTGGATCCGGATCTCTCGCGAATTCCGGCTCACCTCCAGGATCACGACCTGCCGCGGTGGGCGTTCAACCGCCGGATCATCGATGCCACGCACGAACACGCGGCCGTCTACAAGCCGAACGCGGCCTTCTACGAGGATCCCGACGGCTGGCGGGCGCTGGCGGAGACCATCGCCTACGCCCACGGCAAGGACGTGCCCGTCCTGCTCGACGCCAAACGCGCTGACATCGGCAACACGACCCGTCAGTACGCCGAACTCGTCAACCCGGACGCGCCGGGACCGACGGCCGACGCGATCACCGTCAATCCGTACATGGGCCGCGACTCGTTGCAGCCGTTTCTGGCGAACGAAGAGGCCGGCGTCTTCGTCCTCTGTCGCACGTCCAACCCCGGCGGCGCCGATCTGCAGGACCTCGAACTCGAGACCGGTGAGGCGGTCTACGAGAGGGTCGCGGCGCTCGCCGATCTGTGGAACGAAAACGACAACGTCGGACTCGTCGTCGGCGCGACCAACCCGGACGAACTCGAGTCGCTGCGCGAACAGGTGCCGGATCTCCCCTTCCTCGTCCCCGGGGTGGGCGCCCAGGGCGGCGACGCCGAGGCGGCCGTCGAGTACGGTCTGGCCGGCGGCGTCGGCCTCGTCAACTCCTCGCGCGGAATTATCTTCGCCGGCGAAGACGCGACCGGCGACGCCTTCGCCACCGCGGCCGGTCGGGCCGCAAAGCGCCTGAAAGCGCGCCTGAACCAGTATCGCGAGGAGTGA
- a CDS encoding Lrp/AsnC family transcriptional regulator, producing MVSDSGSADEYRLDEIDRRILYALMDDARTTSAPEIAEHVNVSPATIRNRIARLEDHGIITGYHAEVNFERADGRLTNLFLCNVPFPDIERITAQAGTIPGIVNVRELMGGRTNMHVLAVGEDTTELRRIGRQLSNLGLEIEDEMLVQDEKHHPYAPFGPDNGQDVRLADSISLSGGAEVVDITVEEEAPIVGRTIQEAVEARLLDDDTLLIAIERGDETMTPHGDTVIQSNDIVTLFSPHGEKQPTIDPFKKTDDSDSTVPA from the coding sequence ATGGTGTCCGACTCGGGGTCAGCGGATGAATATCGTTTAGACGAAATCGATCGACGAATACTCTACGCTCTAATGGACGACGCGCGTACGACGTCCGCACCCGAGATTGCCGAGCACGTCAATGTCTCACCGGCGACAATCCGCAACCGAATTGCTCGCCTTGAGGATCACGGTATCATTACGGGTTACCACGCAGAAGTCAACTTCGAGCGAGCCGACGGTCGACTGACGAACCTGTTTCTGTGTAACGTTCCGTTCCCCGACATCGAGCGAATCACAGCGCAGGCCGGCACGATCCCAGGCATCGTCAACGTCCGCGAACTGATGGGGGGTCGGACGAACATGCATGTTCTTGCGGTCGGCGAGGACACGACGGAGTTGCGTCGAATCGGGCGCCAGCTCTCGAATCTCGGGCTTGAAATCGAAGATGAAATGCTTGTTCAAGACGAGAAACACCACCCCTACGCCCCCTTCGGCCCCGACAACGGTCAGGACGTGCGACTCGCGGACTCGATTTCACTATCGGGCGGCGCAGAGGTCGTCGATATCACCGTCGAAGAGGAAGCACCGATTGTTGGACGGACCATTCAGGAGGCCGTCGAAGCGAGACTACTCGATGATGATACGTTACTGATCGCAATTGAACGTGGTGACGAGACAATGACTCCACATGGGGACACGGTAATTCAATCGAACGACATCGTCACGCTGTTCTCGCCTCATGGAGAAAAGCAACCGACTATAGACCCCTTCAAGAAAACAGATGACTCGGATTCTACAGTACCGGCATAG
- a CDS encoding phosphoribosyltransferase, which translates to MFDDRTEAGTRLGERLAAEGVDADIVLGIPRGALPVARPVADALDAPLDVVVASKLGAPGNPELAIGAAASDGSLWLNDDFVDELGVSSEYVERQREVEADAAYQKAMQYRDDGRLPELAGRTVVVVDDGVATGATAIACLRQVRDAGAERVVLAVPVGSPTSLAQLEAEADAVIALETPSHFRAVGQFYRDFGQVTDAEAIAYLDTES; encoded by the coding sequence ATGTTCGACGATCGAACCGAGGCCGGAACCCGGCTGGGCGAGCGGTTGGCGGCCGAGGGCGTCGACGCCGATATCGTCCTCGGCATTCCGCGCGGGGCGCTCCCGGTCGCCCGGCCGGTCGCGGACGCCCTCGACGCGCCGCTCGACGTCGTGGTTGCCTCGAAACTGGGTGCGCCGGGCAATCCGGAGCTGGCGATCGGCGCCGCAGCCAGCGACGGCAGCCTCTGGCTCAACGACGATTTCGTCGATGAACTCGGCGTCTCTTCGGAGTACGTCGAGCGCCAGCGGGAAGTCGAAGCGGACGCAGCGTATCAGAAAGCGATGCAGTACCGGGATGACGGGCGACTGCCCGAACTCGCTGGACGGACGGTCGTGGTGGTCGACGACGGCGTCGCGACCGGGGCGACCGCGATCGCGTGTCTCCGGCAGGTTCGAGACGCCGGCGCAGAGCGCGTCGTCCTCGCCGTCCCCGTCGGCTCGCCGACGTCGCTCGCTCAGCTCGAGGCCGAAGCCGACGCGGTGATCGCCCTCGAGACCCCGTCTCACTTCCGCGCCGTGGGTCAGTTCTACCGCGATTTCGGACAGGTGACCGACGCCGAAGCGATTGCCTACCTCGATACCGAGTCGTGA